Proteins co-encoded in one bacterium genomic window:
- a CDS encoding dual specificity protein phosphatase family protein, with translation MLGNFSYIIDGKLAGSAYPGMWSTLEDELAALRRKGFAAVVTLTEDPLPPEALEEQGMEGYHLPIADFTPPTLEQIRDFTSFVQTQLSRDSGAVLVHCRAGIGRTGTMLATYLVTTGMSADEAIQAIRRLRPGSIETFQQEQSIRQWDKEIHG, from the coding sequence GTGCTTGGGAATTTCTCCTACATCATAGACGGCAAGCTGGCCGGGTCGGCCTATCCCGGGATGTGGTCCACGCTTGAAGATGAGCTAGCCGCGCTGCGGCGCAAGGGCTTCGCCGCGGTCGTCACGTTGACGGAGGACCCGCTGCCGCCGGAGGCCCTTGAGGAACAAGGAATGGAGGGGTACCACCTTCCAATTGCTGACTTTACGCCTCCAACCCTCGAGCAGATCCGTGACTTCACCAGTTTCGTTCAGACGCAGCTTTCCCGCGACTCGGGGGCGGTTCTGGTGCATTGCCGAGCCGGTATCGGACGAACCGGGACGATGCTGGCCACCTACCTTGTAACGACTGGAATGTCGGCCGACGAGGCCATCCAGGCGATCCGCCGCCTCCGCCCCGGCAGCATCGAAACCTTTCAGCAAGAGCAGTCGATCCGCCAGTGGGACAAGGAAATCCACGGCTGA
- a CDS encoding YihY/virulence factor BrkB family protein: MSDKKSTKYTDEAIRRAKQLRKDIIRMDPRESNSFIHRTIIRISRFFIILWKEMTTEYMFQRAASLTYTTILSLFPLLVMITSLASVFYTPEQEEQLVSFIEQRLLPPTDAGILTTAEIKVQDEREEEISTIVTDIRQMSETYRKSAGRVGVMGFVGVLIAAILMYKSIESAFEAAWELDIRPTFGRTITGFTTLIVLVPLFVGISVTVSSFVVGYLSDTKPEDAAVEMTEIRGLKHRPTEKELQATVPNDVPTTTVAATQSGSNGGDGEPSSRVASMLLSLFPPLLNSLFLALAYTLVPPTRVRFKYALIGGFTAGILWECAKVAFFFYVWMSATRRELIKSLGAVPIFLIWIYFTWIVFLLGNMLTFVSQNFRQLHEVYFRRRDHSNLDSRLLVGAMLVAADSYSSGEGGVTSADLVERLGVDFREANQFIQYLERKKLLARTKLERYVPSRPPNRIQLGQLLVLGGDPSMLSALQDSSGTLSPVGGTLKALDRHLKSFGADRTLDELLIEFGADDSPQPIIGDDE; encoded by the coding sequence TTGTCCGATAAGAAATCAACCAAGTACACCGATGAGGCGATCCGGCGGGCGAAACAGCTCCGCAAGGATATCATTCGCATGGATCCGCGCGAATCGAATAGCTTCATCCATCGCACCATCATACGCATTTCGCGGTTCTTCATCATCCTGTGGAAGGAGATGACGACCGAGTACATGTTCCAACGCGCAGCATCGTTGACCTACACGACGATTCTGTCGCTGTTCCCCCTGCTTGTGATGATTACGTCGCTGGCCTCGGTGTTCTACACGCCCGAGCAGGAGGAGCAGTTGGTCTCCTTCATCGAGCAGCGACTGCTGCCGCCGACGGACGCGGGAATCCTGACGACTGCTGAGATCAAGGTGCAGGACGAGCGGGAAGAGGAAATCTCGACGATCGTTACAGATATCCGCCAGATGTCTGAGACCTATCGAAAGAGCGCCGGCCGCGTCGGTGTGATGGGTTTTGTCGGTGTTCTCATCGCGGCTATCCTGATGTACAAATCCATCGAGTCGGCTTTCGAGGCGGCGTGGGAGCTAGACATAAGACCCACCTTTGGCAGAACGATCACAGGCTTCACCACCTTGATTGTCCTTGTGCCGCTATTCGTGGGTATATCGGTGACGGTATCTTCCTTTGTTGTGGGCTATTTGTCCGATACGAAACCGGAGGATGCTGCTGTCGAAATGACGGAGATCCGTGGCCTGAAGCACCGACCCACAGAGAAGGAACTTCAGGCGACGGTACCCAATGACGTCCCAACGACAACGGTGGCTGCAACGCAATCCGGCTCAAATGGCGGCGACGGCGAGCCGAGCAGCCGCGTGGCCAGCATGCTGTTGAGCCTCTTCCCTCCCCTGCTGAACAGTCTCTTCCTGGCATTGGCGTACACGCTGGTGCCTCCAACTCGAGTGCGATTCAAGTATGCGCTGATCGGCGGATTCACGGCGGGCATTCTGTGGGAGTGCGCGAAGGTTGCGTTCTTCTTCTATGTCTGGATGTCCGCCACGCGCCGGGAACTCATCAAGTCGCTGGGTGCCGTACCGATCTTCCTGATCTGGATCTACTTCACCTGGATCGTCTTCCTGCTTGGCAACATGCTGACGTTCGTTAGCCAGAACTTTCGCCAATTGCACGAAGTCTACTTTCGTCGGCGGGATCATTCGAATCTCGATAGCCGACTGCTTGTCGGGGCGATGCTGGTGGCGGCCGACTCTTACTCGAGCGGTGAGGGTGGTGTGACGAGCGCCGACCTGGTCGAGCGCCTCGGTGTTGACTTCCGAGAGGCGAATCAGTTCATCCAGTACCTTGAGCGCAAGAAGCTGCTGGCCCGCACGAAGCTCGAACGCTACGTGCCTTCGCGCCCGCCGAACCGAATTCAACTGGGCCAGTTGCTTGTCCTCGGCGGTGATCCGTCAATGCTGTCTGCCCTGCAGGACAGCAGCGGGACTCTCTCCCCCGTGGGAGGGACCTTGAAGGCATTGGACAGGCATCTGAAGAGCTTCGGGGCGGATCGGACACTTGATGAATTGCTGATCGAGTTCGGCGCGGATGACTCTCCCCAGCCCATTATTGGGGATGACGAATAA
- a CDS encoding threonylcarbamoyl-AMP synthase, whose protein sequence is MQRALVGVVIGSRADFNVMRRGLETLRVMGVPYVFEVIAPHRGPERLADFARGAGEKGIEVLIAAGGGSSLIANHIASYTNLPVIGVPIDASPLRGQDALYSMVQTPPGVPVATVGINNSENAAILAAQILALKYPQFRMVLAHRRMASVQRLDAIQKELRSEYPDLCLPDRTAPVKNAALSGSDSDTDSEGDGSASSEAVTPEPPEDSVRIRPGAVFVERPTGVGAQDLVSTPIPQEPGTGRREARPVSIQQLLGDKRPPAVASSVHDLDTKEDSDSSDAETETPTPLLPPAEHVPIPVASDEAPPEPEPVEEAPEERHVETKIFKINRNEPDVDILEHAMMVLLEGGVLALPTDTVYGLAADATNKDALELLFALKGQERQRTLGVLIHHPDMLERLVREIPPALEPVLEACWPGALTVILPKAPGVLTGVSASDRVGIRVPNDRVCLEVISRVGRPVAMRNATVANSEPMTSAEPVVENFNGLVDCVLDGGECAASAGASTVLSVMGDRFEILREGGISRATLRDLLGDKLKD, encoded by the coding sequence ATGCAACGTGCACTGGTGGGAGTCGTGATCGGCAGCCGGGCCGACTTCAACGTGATGCGCCGGGGCCTTGAGACCCTGCGCGTCATGGGCGTTCCATACGTTTTCGAGGTGATTGCTCCGCACCGCGGGCCGGAGAGGCTGGCGGACTTCGCGCGCGGCGCCGGCGAGAAGGGCATCGAAGTCCTGATCGCGGCCGGTGGCGGATCTTCGCTGATCGCAAATCACATCGCATCCTACACGAACCTCCCAGTCATCGGTGTGCCGATCGATGCCTCGCCGCTGCGCGGACAGGACGCGCTGTATTCCATGGTGCAGACACCTCCGGGCGTTCCTGTTGCGACCGTGGGCATCAATAACTCGGAGAATGCGGCGATCCTTGCCGCCCAGATTCTTGCGCTGAAGTACCCCCAATTCCGGATGGTTCTCGCCCACCGCCGAATGGCGAGCGTCCAACGACTCGATGCGATCCAGAAGGAGCTGCGCAGCGAGTATCCGGACCTCTGTTTGCCGGATCGCACGGCGCCGGTGAAGAACGCTGCGCTCAGCGGTAGCGACAGCGATACCGATTCCGAAGGCGATGGAAGTGCGAGCAGCGAGGCCGTGACGCCAGAACCTCCCGAGGATTCGGTTCGCATTCGGCCGGGTGCTGTTTTCGTGGAACGCCCCACGGGCGTGGGGGCTCAAGACCTGGTTTCAACACCAATCCCGCAGGAACCGGGGACGGGCCGTCGTGAGGCGCGCCCGGTGAGCATTCAACAATTGCTCGGGGATAAGCGCCCCCCCGCCGTCGCATCCTCGGTACATGACCTGGACACAAAGGAAGACAGCGACTCTTCGGATGCCGAAACAGAAACTCCGACGCCGCTGCTTCCGCCCGCGGAGCACGTCCCGATTCCAGTCGCTTCCGACGAAGCGCCGCCCGAACCAGAACCCGTCGAGGAGGCGCCGGAAGAACGGCACGTTGAGACAAAGATTTTCAAGATCAACCGGAACGAACCAGACGTCGACATTCTCGAGCATGCCATGATGGTTCTGCTCGAGGGCGGTGTCCTCGCGCTGCCAACGGACACGGTCTACGGGCTGGCTGCGGATGCAACGAACAAGGACGCGTTGGAGCTTTTGTTTGCCCTCAAGGGCCAGGAGCGCCAGCGAACCTTGGGCGTGCTGATCCATCATCCGGATATGCTGGAGCGGCTCGTCCGAGAGATTCCGCCGGCCCTCGAGCCAGTCCTTGAGGCTTGCTGGCCGGGTGCATTGACGGTGATCCTGCCAAAGGCCCCTGGCGTGCTAACGGGCGTCTCTGCCTCCGACCGCGTCGGCATTCGCGTGCCCAACGATCGCGTGTGCCTTGAAGTCATTTCCCGCGTAGGCCGGCCGGTCGCGATGCGGAATGCAACCGTGGCGAACTCCGAACCGATGACCAGTGCAGAACCTGTCGTGGAGAACTTCAACGGGCTCGTAGATTGCGTACTGGATGGCGGCGAGTGCGCGGCTTCGGCCGGTGCCTCGACCGTGCTCAGCGTCATGGGGGATCGTTTCGAGATCTTGCGCGAAGGTGGCATCAGCCGCGCGACGCTGAGGGATCTCCTCGGGGATAAACTCAAAGACTAA
- the lipB gene encoding lipoyl(octanoyl) transferase LipB, whose product MQATFVDLGRMEYQRAWDLQRTLQEEQIAGNREPMLLFVEHPPTITIGRRGESADVVAPTAVLQARGIAVTETDRGGQVTYHGPGQLVAYPLVNLQDIKLGLHEYMRALEEAVIQYLATLDIKAGRVKDRTGVWVGKEKICAMGIRVRRWWTLHGLALNVRTDLNHFGMIVPCGIRDRGVTSLGKLLGDDAPTLEDVKPAMKACLAKELGLELIDGSLE is encoded by the coding sequence ATGCAGGCAACTTTTGTCGATCTGGGCAGGATGGAATACCAACGCGCCTGGGACTTGCAGCGCACACTTCAGGAAGAACAAATCGCAGGCAATCGCGAGCCGATGCTTCTGTTTGTGGAGCACCCGCCGACGATCACAATTGGTCGTCGCGGCGAGTCGGCGGATGTCGTCGCGCCAACGGCGGTTCTCCAGGCGCGAGGTATCGCCGTGACGGAAACCGACCGCGGCGGACAAGTGACCTACCATGGTCCGGGGCAGCTCGTCGCCTATCCTCTCGTCAACTTGCAGGACATCAAGCTGGGTCTCCACGAATACATGCGCGCTCTCGAAGAGGCCGTGATTCAGTATCTCGCGACGCTTGATATCAAGGCTGGCCGCGTGAAGGACCGCACGGGCGTTTGGGTGGGTAAGGAAAAGATCTGCGCCATGGGCATCCGCGTTCGGCGGTGGTGGACACTGCATGGCCTGGCTCTGAACGTCAGGACGGATCTCAACCACTTCGGCATGATCGTCCCCTGCGGCATCCGCGATCGCGGGGTGACCTCGCTCGGCAAACTCCTCGGTGATGATGCTCCTACGCTCGAGGACGTCAAACCCGCGATGAAGGCGTGCCTGGCGAAGGAGTTAGGGCTGGAGTTGATAGACGGATCCTTGGAGTAA
- the secA gene encoding preprotein translocase subunit SecA codes for MIKSLMKVLLGDKQARDMKRLMPMTVEINEVFAEYEQISDEDLSLKTAEFRRLLKAVPRVSRVGDAVINHEAAEGFLERHPDIAAATFLGTRRDFHSGDLIAFVIVNEGVEKTGDLASQIREGMGRMSAEHKPKSVIFLDEFPKNAEGKDRDFHLMMRSIEELDFEPWEDLSWGDVRNQLDEKKDDETLSLDEILPEAFAAVKEACRRHIGKKWMAGGAEIEWNMVPFDVQLAGGISLHEGNISEMATGEGKTLVAILPLYINALTARGAHLVTVNDYLSKRDSEWMTPIFNFLGMSVGCIDKSEPHTPERRHAYRCDITYGTNNEFGFDYLRDNMALDKAQLVQRPHHYCIIDEVDSVLIDEARTPLIIAGPVDRSTHQYDKLLPMVRELVNKQQMLVGRLAKEAQDLLEEDPDSWEGGYKLLLCGKGMPKHNRYMKLREDPHNNKLQDKIENQLMLEKKMRELEKELYFMVEEKNRQLELTEKGRMTLSPQDPDYFVLPDLLDEFAKVEQNESLTKEDREAEKLEIRKKHDEKSEELHSISQLLHAFALKNRDVDYVIEEGKIVIVDEYTGRKMPGRRWSDGLHAAVEAKEGVTIEKETQTLATITIQNYFRLYEKLSGMTGTAETEASEFAHTYSMDVVVIPSNVPTARQDLDDIIYKTKREKYKAVIDEIERLHGLNLPILVGTTSVAVSETVSRMLRAKRLSHAVLNAKNHQREAEIVANAGKPGSITIATNMAGRGTDIKLGEGVRDSRDTDDDEWPGGLQIIGTERHESRRIDRQLRGRAGRQGDPGTSRFFVSLEDDLMRWFGSEKLSTWMGRLGMGEGEPIFHPMVTKAIGRAQKKVEGINQERRKKTLEYDDVMNKQRETIYKLRRELLVEPELREVMLDVFADAIEGVFSADYGQPANMSTWDTEGFFDYISRVLFMMDVGELRDRKYTTFEQLLEAVMEFVVEAYEQKGEMLGAEMTNSLSRYISLRTIDAEWQDHLLAIDSLREGVGLRGYGQRDPLIEFTKDATDMFSDMLLAVHREIFDRFFRFQVVTPEEQERRRVKQMSYQKAEAGSAAPQAAPAEQQQAPARPRRPQTGLSTYRRNTPKVRRNDPCPCGSGKKFKDCCGAAGRHESRSHMVAPQEPPPEE; via the coding sequence ATGATTAAGTCCCTGATGAAAGTCCTGCTTGGAGACAAGCAGGCCCGAGACATGAAACGGCTGATGCCGATGACGGTCGAGATCAACGAGGTCTTTGCCGAGTACGAGCAGATCTCAGACGAAGATCTCAGCCTGAAGACTGCGGAGTTCCGCCGTCTCTTGAAGGCCGTCCCACGCGTTTCTCGCGTTGGTGACGCCGTGATCAATCACGAAGCGGCGGAAGGATTCCTGGAGCGCCACCCGGACATCGCGGCCGCCACGTTCCTGGGCACACGCCGCGACTTCCACTCTGGCGACCTGATCGCCTTTGTGATTGTGAACGAAGGCGTTGAGAAGACCGGCGACCTGGCTTCGCAGATTCGCGAAGGCATGGGACGCATGAGCGCCGAGCACAAGCCGAAGAGCGTGATCTTCCTGGACGAATTCCCGAAGAACGCAGAAGGAAAAGATCGCGATTTCCACCTGATGATGCGCTCGATCGAGGAACTCGATTTCGAACCCTGGGAGGATCTCTCGTGGGGCGATGTCCGCAATCAGTTGGATGAGAAGAAGGACGATGAGACGCTGAGTCTGGACGAGATTCTACCCGAGGCCTTTGCCGCGGTGAAGGAAGCCTGTCGCCGCCACATCGGCAAGAAGTGGATGGCCGGTGGAGCGGAGATCGAGTGGAACATGGTTCCCTTCGATGTTCAGCTCGCCGGCGGCATCTCGCTGCATGAGGGCAACATCTCCGAAATGGCAACCGGTGAAGGCAAGACGCTCGTCGCCATTCTTCCGCTCTACATCAACGCCCTCACAGCCCGTGGCGCTCACCTGGTCACGGTGAACGACTACCTGTCCAAGCGCGATAGCGAGTGGATGACGCCGATCTTCAATTTCCTCGGCATGTCCGTCGGCTGTATCGACAAGTCCGAACCGCACACGCCGGAACGCCGCCACGCCTATCGCTGCGACATTACTTACGGAACGAACAACGAATTCGGTTTCGACTATCTGCGCGACAACATGGCATTGGACAAAGCCCAACTCGTGCAGCGTCCACACCACTACTGCATCATCGACGAGGTCGACTCGGTCCTGATCGACGAAGCGCGTACGCCGCTCATCATCGCCGGCCCGGTCGATCGTTCAACCCACCAGTACGACAAGCTTCTGCCAATGGTTCGCGAGTTGGTCAACAAGCAGCAGATGCTGGTCGGTCGCCTGGCGAAGGAAGCCCAGGACTTGCTCGAGGAAGATCCCGACAGTTGGGAAGGCGGCTACAAGCTGCTTCTCTGCGGCAAGGGCATGCCGAAGCATAACCGCTACATGAAGCTACGCGAAGATCCGCACAATAACAAGCTGCAAGACAAGATTGAGAACCAGCTCATGCTCGAGAAGAAGATGCGCGAGCTTGAGAAGGAACTCTACTTCATGGTGGAGGAGAAGAACCGCCAGCTCGAGCTGACCGAAAAGGGGCGCATGACGCTCTCTCCGCAGGATCCGGACTACTTCGTTCTTCCGGACTTGCTCGACGAGTTTGCAAAGGTCGAGCAGAATGAATCGCTGACCAAGGAAGACCGCGAAGCGGAGAAGCTCGAGATTCGCAAAAAGCATGACGAGAAGTCCGAGGAACTGCACTCGATCAGCCAGTTGTTGCATGCCTTCGCGTTGAAGAATCGCGACGTGGACTACGTGATCGAAGAAGGCAAGATCGTCATCGTCGACGAGTACACCGGCCGCAAGATGCCCGGTCGTCGTTGGAGCGACGGCCTGCACGCCGCCGTTGAAGCGAAGGAAGGCGTGACGATCGAGAAGGAAACGCAGACTCTCGCAACGATCACGATCCAGAACTACTTCCGCCTGTACGAGAAGCTGTCCGGTATGACTGGTACGGCCGAGACGGAAGCGAGCGAGTTCGCACACACATACAGCATGGACGTTGTTGTCATCCCATCCAACGTGCCGACGGCGCGCCAGGATCTCGACGACATCATCTACAAGACAAAGCGCGAGAAGTATAAGGCGGTGATTGACGAGATCGAACGCCTTCATGGGCTGAATCTGCCGATTCTTGTCGGCACGACCTCTGTCGCCGTCTCCGAAACCGTGTCGCGCATGTTGAGAGCAAAACGACTGAGCCATGCCGTTTTGAACGCGAAGAACCACCAGCGAGAAGCCGAGATCGTCGCAAACGCCGGCAAGCCCGGTTCGATCACGATCGCTACGAACATGGCCGGTCGTGGTACGGACATTAAGCTCGGCGAAGGCGTTCGCGATTCGCGCGATACCGACGATGACGAATGGCCCGGCGGCCTTCAGATCATCGGCACGGAGCGTCACGAATCCCGTCGTATCGACCGCCAGTTGCGTGGTCGTGCCGGCCGACAGGGCGATCCGGGCACCAGCCGCTTCTTCGTCAGTCTCGAGGACGACCTGATGCGTTGGTTCGGCAGCGAGAAACTCTCCACCTGGATGGGGCGACTGGGCATGGGCGAAGGCGAACCCATCTTCCACCCGATGGTCACGAAGGCAATCGGACGCGCGCAGAAGAAGGTCGAAGGCATCAACCAGGAACGTCGCAAGAAGACGCTCGAGTACGACGACGTCATGAACAAGCAGCGCGAGACGATCTACAAGTTGCGCCGCGAACTGCTCGTTGAGCCCGAACTGCGCGAGGTCATGCTGGACGTTTTTGCCGATGCGATCGAAGGTGTGTTCTCAGCCGACTACGGTCAGCCTGCGAACATGTCCACGTGGGACACAGAAGGCTTCTTCGATTACATCAGCCGCGTGCTCTTCATGATGGACGTCGGCGAATTGCGCGATCGGAAGTACACGACGTTCGAGCAACTTCTGGAAGCCGTGATGGAGTTCGTCGTTGAAGCATACGAGCAGAAGGGCGAAATGCTCGGCGCCGAGATGACGAACTCTCTGTCGCGCTATATCTCCCTGCGAACGATCGATGCGGAGTGGCAGGATCACTTACTGGCCATCGATAGCCTTCGCGAAGGCGTCGGCCTGCGTGGCTACGGCCAGCGCGATCCGCTGATCGAGTTTACGAAGGACGCCACGGATATGTTCAGCGACATGCTGCTGGCCGTGCACCGCGAGATCTTCGATCGCTTCTTCCGCTTCCAGGTGGTGACACCGGAAGAGCAGGAGCGTCGGCGCGTGAAGCAGATGAGCTATCAGAAGGCCGAAGCCGGTTCTGCTGCGCCTCAGGCTGCACCCGCAGAGCAGCAGCAGGCTCCGGCACGTCCCCGACGCCCGCAGACGGGCCTTTCGACCTATCGTCGGAACACGCCGAAGGTACGCCGCAACGATCCCTGTCCGTGCGGAAGCGGCAAGAAGTTCAAAGACTGCTGCGGCGCTGCCGGACGTCACGAGAGCCGCAGCCACATGGTTGCCCCGCAGGAACCGCCGCCGGAAGAATGA
- a CDS encoding MGMT family protein codes for MVGVPAPGSGRYGCGACRDSHTDPFCTSDSGESLGRIFASQSFPTVDCGAWTPRDWRHIVKATWSQFQTSYGAGAVICKDDRIAYVFLPHPKKAIAKRVAAHSPGAEERKSGKSPAVRAAAHLGKVLAGKADAGELLGDIEWPKGTAFQLAVLRACSKIPRGKVLSYGELARKAGYPGCARAAGTVMATNPLSLVIPCHRVVRSDGSVGQYGGGPEMKRRLLEQEGARGPSRA; via the coding sequence ATGGTCGGAGTCCCAGCGCCAGGATCAGGACGATACGGCTGCGGCGCATGCCGCGACTCCCACACCGATCCATTTTGCACGTCCGACTCAGGGGAGTCCCTGGGGAGGATCTTTGCCTCACAAAGCTTTCCCACCGTCGACTGCGGTGCGTGGACCCCCCGCGATTGGAGACATATCGTGAAGGCAACGTGGAGCCAATTTCAGACCTCGTATGGTGCGGGGGCGGTGATCTGCAAAGACGATCGGATCGCATATGTCTTTCTTCCTCATCCGAAGAAGGCCATTGCGAAGCGAGTTGCAGCCCATTCGCCAGGAGCCGAGGAGCGCAAGTCTGGCAAGTCGCCAGCCGTGCGCGCCGCCGCCCATCTGGGCAAGGTCCTGGCGGGCAAAGCCGACGCCGGCGAATTGCTTGGGGATATCGAGTGGCCGAAAGGAACAGCTTTTCAATTGGCTGTTCTCCGGGCCTGCTCGAAAATTCCCCGCGGCAAAGTGCTGAGCTACGGTGAACTCGCTCGCAAAGCGGGGTATCCCGGATGCGCACGAGCCGCCGGCACCGTGATGGCCACGAATCCGCTCTCTCTCGTGATTCCATGCCACCGTGTTGTGCGCTCGGATGGATCCGTCGGCCAGTATGGCGGCGGCCCGGAGATGAAGCGTCGGCTCCTGGAGCAGGAAGGCGCCCGCGGACCGTCTCGGGCCTGA
- a CDS encoding tetratricopeptide repeat protein — MSPVERMALRAEQALEDSDPEAAIEYYQAALEISPMNRDLREGLSEALVMRAELAASVGRTGSSWRDPVPMRERPPASPPRKPKRPRPRPRPLDEDKPKGFELLDIEEQEEAQPPEPVAPRRRRKPRPEPPRRSPRSRRFNSRALTMSLIYAAGLLIIAGVLHGMITGWMIPSSLPEIPEEKPLPAALTTGLDEASELLYASKPGEALDALRLLKLDFPQHAAAISAAMVQAHRSMGARLLDEREYDKAADAYKAATELDEQDASNWIDLARTYREHGRTVQSRSSSKGRQYLQDAITAYQKALEVSPNDPAALFGLAQVHAFLNDRSHAVEFYEKVISTAQDSPEAKMARQNLAQLTGR, encoded by the coding sequence ATGAGTCCGGTCGAGCGAATGGCGCTGCGCGCCGAGCAGGCGTTGGAAGACAGCGACCCGGAGGCCGCCATCGAGTACTATCAGGCGGCCCTCGAAATCTCCCCCATGAATCGCGATTTGCGCGAGGGGCTTTCGGAAGCCCTCGTCATGCGTGCGGAACTCGCCGCTTCCGTCGGTCGGACGGGCAGTTCCTGGCGCGATCCGGTGCCGATGCGCGAGAGGCCGCCTGCATCACCGCCTCGCAAGCCGAAGCGCCCAAGACCTCGCCCTCGGCCGCTGGACGAGGACAAGCCAAAGGGCTTTGAACTCCTGGATATCGAGGAGCAGGAAGAGGCGCAGCCGCCAGAGCCAGTCGCACCGCGCCGCCGCCGGAAACCGCGCCCGGAGCCCCCTCGTCGTTCGCCCCGATCTCGACGCTTCAACTCGCGGGCACTGACGATGTCTTTGATTTATGCCGCCGGCCTTCTGATCATCGCCGGGGTGCTGCACGGCATGATCACCGGCTGGATGATCCCGAGCTCTTTGCCGGAAATCCCGGAGGAGAAGCCGCTTCCGGCTGCACTGACCACCGGGCTCGACGAGGCCAGCGAACTCCTCTATGCCTCGAAGCCTGGGGAGGCGCTGGATGCGCTACGTCTGCTAAAGCTCGATTTCCCCCAGCACGCCGCCGCTATTTCGGCAGCTATGGTCCAGGCTCATCGCTCGATGGGGGCGCGTCTGCTTGACGAGCGGGAGTACGATAAGGCCGCGGATGCCTACAAGGCAGCCACGGAACTGGATGAGCAGGATGCCTCAAACTGGATCGATCTGGCTCGGACTTATCGCGAACACGGCCGCACCGTGCAGAGCCGCAGTTCCTCGAAGGGCCGCCAGTACCTTCAGGACGCGATCACGGCCTATCAGAAGGCTCTGGAGGTCTCGCCCAATGATCCGGCGGCGCTGTTCGGCCTTGCCCAGGTTCATGCCTTCCTGAACGACCGCTCTCATGCCGTCGAATTCTACGAGAAAGTCATCTCCACGGCCCAGGACAGCCCCGAGGCGAAGATGGCTCGCCAGAACCTGGCACAATTGACAGGACGTTGA
- a CDS encoding redox-sensing transcriptional repressor Rex produces the protein MAAPKKLPSSKEAGTGDSSSSERKIPKAVIKRLSLYSRALQTLERDKVEKVSSTELGEMLGLNSAQVRKDLAYFGQFGVPGFGYPVGELREKIKAILGTNREIRVALIGVGHLGTALMAYGGFGRQGFLITCAFDVAPEKLSGESRVPVHSTDELEQRLDEYEIDLVILTVPAESAQGLTNRIVNAGIKAILNFVPMRLQVPDYVKVHYVDLAIEIESLSYYLK, from the coding sequence ATGGCAGCCCCCAAGAAACTTCCCTCCTCGAAGGAGGCTGGAACCGGTGATTCCAGCTCTTCGGAACGGAAAATCCCGAAAGCCGTGATCAAGCGGCTGTCCCTCTACTCGCGCGCCCTACAGACGCTCGAACGCGACAAGGTGGAGAAGGTCAGCTCGACCGAGCTCGGCGAGATGCTGGGGCTCAACTCCGCCCAGGTGAGGAAGGATCTCGCGTACTTCGGCCAATTCGGCGTCCCGGGTTTCGGGTATCCGGTTGGTGAACTGCGGGAGAAGATCAAGGCGATCCTCGGCACGAACCGCGAAATCCGGGTGGCACTGATCGGTGTCGGTCACCTCGGCACCGCGCTGATGGCGTACGGCGGTTTCGGGCGCCAAGGCTTCCTGATCACGTGCGCGTTCGACGTGGCTCCCGAGAAGCTGTCCGGAGAAAGCCGCGTTCCGGTTCATTCTACCGACGAGTTGGAGCAGCGGTTGGACGAATATGAGATCGACCTTGTGATCCTGACCGTTCCGGCCGAAAGCGCCCAGGGCTTGACGAACCGAATCGTCAACGCGGGCATCAAAGCTATTCTGAACTTCGTTCCGATGCGCCTGCAAGTTCCAGACTACGTCAAGGTCCACTACGTGGATCTGGCCATTGAGATTGAGTCTCTCTCCTATTATCTGAAGTAG